In one Actinopolymorpha sp. NPDC004070 genomic region, the following are encoded:
- a CDS encoding maleylpyruvate isomerase family mycothiol-dependent enzyme — translation MNNPADSVPLHGAFDPPAYAAFIRAEAARLLAAYQTGPATARVPSCPEWSLADLVAHTGRVHRWAARIVRTGEFPGGGSSTVPAPVGPELGPWYAESVEVLLDQLAATDPARPTWAFGDGGTAEFWSRRQTHEVCIHRADAELAIGVRPVVDPGLAADGVGEVVEVMMPRSERFGPHRLVAPVLLTYTDHPDRWLVSPPAEPDGVPVGIGPALTDTEVAAATATVAGTAGDLLLALWRRLPATEHGCRFTVDGDQAAARAVLDVRVVP, via the coding sequence ATCCGGGCGGAGGCCGCCCGGCTGCTGGCTGCGTACCAGACCGGACCGGCCACCGCCCGCGTACCCTCCTGCCCCGAGTGGTCGCTCGCCGACCTGGTGGCGCACACCGGCCGGGTGCACAGGTGGGCGGCGCGGATCGTGCGGACGGGAGAGTTCCCCGGCGGAGGTTCGAGCACCGTGCCCGCACCGGTGGGGCCGGAGCTCGGACCGTGGTACGCCGAGTCGGTCGAAGTGTTGCTCGACCAGCTGGCCGCGACCGACCCCGCCCGGCCGACCTGGGCGTTCGGTGACGGCGGCACCGCGGAGTTCTGGTCCCGCCGGCAGACGCACGAGGTGTGCATCCACCGGGCCGACGCCGAACTCGCGATCGGAGTCCGGCCGGTCGTCGACCCCGGCCTGGCCGCCGACGGCGTGGGCGAGGTCGTGGAGGTGATGATGCCGAGGTCGGAGCGCTTCGGACCGCATCGGCTCGTCGCGCCGGTGCTGCTGACGTACACCGACCATCCCGACCGCTGGCTGGTCAGCCCTCCGGCCGAACCGGACGGGGTGCCGGTCGGGATCGGCCCGGCACTCACCGACACCGAGGTGGCGGCCGCGACCGCCACCGTCGCGGGAACGGCCGGCGACCTGCTGCTCGCGCTGTGGCGCCGGCTGCCGGCCACCGAGCACGGCTGCCGGTTCACCGTCGACGGCGACCAGGCCGCGGCCCGGGCCGTGCTCGACGTCCGCGTGGT